A window of Tripterygium wilfordii isolate XIE 37 chromosome 7, ASM1340144v1, whole genome shotgun sequence contains these coding sequences:
- the LOC120003057 gene encoding protein DETOXIFICATION 45, chloroplastic isoform X2 gives MPVTKLCGSKISSGITSRSDKWKRLKKISEVHPSEVGKALGSSGVKSKCHLSTECMYSLSPLVGHRRKPRFPVVHDQLSSDSGVGVGVAGVEEWLNFEEEQSLCNSEEEDNELGRIPKNEARASNVKRELMTLSLPAMVGQAIDPLAQLMETAYIGRLGAVELGSAGVSMAIFNNISKLFNIPLLSVATSFVAEDISKNSTKSSASGGCLIDSTNGKPKDGLAERKQFSSVSTALLLAVGIGIFEATALFLGSASFLNLMGISLDSPMRVPAERFLRIRALGAPATVVSLALQGIFRGFKDTKTPVVCLGMGNLSAVFLFPLLMYHLGLGVIGAAMSTVMSQYIVACIMLWHLNERVILLPPKVGALQFGVYMKSGGFLIGRTLAVLTTMTLATSMAARQGAVAMAAHQICLQVWLAVSLLSDALAASSQALIASSFSEGDYKTVKEVANYVLKIGLLIGIFLAAFLGLSFGSIATLFSKDPDVLEVVRTGILFVCASQPINALAFIFDGLHYGVSDFPYAARSMMLVGAISSLFLLYAPSIVGLPGVWAGLVIFMGLRVAAGCFRLLSKSGPWWFMHRDWQTIKV, from the exons ATGCCGGTAACAAAACTATGTGGCAGCAAAATTTCTAGTGGGATTACAAGTAGAAGTGATAAATGGAAGAGGTTGAAAAAGATTTCAGAGGTACATCCAAGCGAAGTTGGTAAGGCATTGGGCTCTTCAGGTGTGAAGTCAAAGTGTCACCTGTCAACAGAGTGCATGTATTCATTGTCACCACTGGTGGGTCATCGTAGAAAGCCCCGTTTTCCAGTGGTCCATGATCAGTTGAGTTCTGATtctggtgttggtgttggtgttgcTGGTGTAGAGGAGTGGTTAAATTTTGAAGAAGAGCAgtctttgtgcaattcagaGGAGGAAGACAA CGAATTGGGACGAATACCTAAGAATGAAGCACGTGCTTCTAATGTCAAACGCGAGCTTATGACGCTTTCTTTGCCTGCAATGGTTGGGCAGGCTATTGATCCTTTAGCGCAACTTATGGAGACTGCCTATATTGGTAGATTGG GCGCTGTGGAGTTGGGCTCAGCTGGTGTGTCCATGgcaatttttaataatatatcaaAGCTTTTCAATATACCTCTTCTTAGTGTTGCAACATCATTTGTTGCGGAAGACATTTCTAAAAATTCGACAAAAAGTTCTGCTTCTG GTGGTTGTCTAATTGACAGTACTAATGGTAAACCTAAAGATGGGTTAGCTGAGAGAAAGCAATTCTCCTCTGTATCTACTGCTTTGCTTCTAGCAGTCGGCATTGGCATCTTTGAGGCTACAGCTCTGTTTTTGGGTTCTGCTTCATTTCTTAACTTGATGGGCATATCGTTA GATTCACCAATGCGTGTTCCGGCTGAAAGATTTCTTCGGATAAGAGCCCTTGGTGCTCCTGCAACTGTAGTTTCCTTAGCTCTTCAAGGCATTTTTCGTGGCTTCAAGGATACAAAGACTCCTGTCGTATGTCTAG GTATGGGCAATCTGTCAGCCGTGTTTTTGTTTCCCTTACTGATGTATCATTTGGGATTGGGTGTTATTGGAGCGGCAATGTCCACCGTAATGTCCCA ATACATTGTTGCCTGTATTATGCTTTGGCACTTGAATGAAAGAGTTATATTACTGCCCCCAAAAGTTGGAGCACTCCAATTTGGAGTCTATATGAAATCTG GTGGCTTTCTTATTGGAAGAACACTTGCTGTTCTAACAACCATGACATTGGCAACGTCCATGGCTGCTCGTCAAGGTGCAGTGGCTATGGCTGCACATCAGATATGTTTGCAAGTATGGTTGGCCGTATCACTTCTTTCAGATGCTCTGGCTGCATCAAGTCAG GCCCTAATTGCAAGTTCTTTTTCTGAAGGAGACTATAAAACCGTAAAAGAAGTTGCTAACTATGTGTTAAAG ATTGGATTGCTCATAGGCATTTTCTTAGCTGCATTTCTGGGTCTATCTTTTGGTTCTATAGCCACCTTGTTTTCCAAGGATCCTGATGTCTTAGAAGTTGTCAGAACTGGGATACTG TTTGTCTGTGCTAGTCAGCCGATTAACGCGCTAGCTTTTATTTTTGATGGTCTCCATTATGGTGTTTCGGACTTCCCATATGCAGCACGCTCTATG ATGTTGGTGGGTGCAATatcatctctatttttgctctatGCACCTTCAATTGTTGGCCTTCCTGGGGTATGGGCAGGCTTGGTCATCTTTATGGGTTTGCGTGTGGCTGCAGGTTGTTTCAG ATTGCTATCCAAGTCGGGTCCGTGGTGGTTCATGCACAGGGACTGGCAGACTATTAAG GTTTGA
- the LOC120003057 gene encoding protein DETOXIFICATION 45, chloroplastic isoform X1, with the protein MPVTKLCGSKISSGITSRSDKWKRLKKISEVHPSEVGKALGSSGVKSKCHLSTECMYSLSPLVGHRRKPRFPVVHDQLSSDSGVGVGVAGVEEWLNFEEEQSLCNSEEEDNELGRIPKNEARASNVKRELMTLSLPAMVGQAIDPLAQLMETAYIGRLGAVELGSAGVSMAIFNNISKLFNIPLLSVATSFVAEDISKNSTKSSASGGCLIDSTNGKPKDGLAERKQFSSVSTALLLAVGIGIFEATALFLGSASFLNLMGISLDSPMRVPAERFLRIRALGAPATVVSLALQGIFRGFKDTKTPVVCLGMGNLSAVFLFPLLMYHLGLGVIGAAMSTVMSQYIVACIMLWHLNERVILLPPKVGALQFGVYMKSGGFLIGRTLAVLTTMTLATSMAARQGAVAMAAHQICLQVWLAVSLLSDALAASSQALIASSFSEGDYKTVKEVANYVLKIGLLIGIFLAAFLGLSFGSIATLFSKDPDVLEVVRTGILFVCASQPINALAFIFDGLHYGVSDFPYAARSMMLVGAISSLFLLYAPSIVGLPGVWAGLVIFMGLRVAAGCFRLLSKSGPWWFMHRDWQTIKLAR; encoded by the exons ATGCCGGTAACAAAACTATGTGGCAGCAAAATTTCTAGTGGGATTACAAGTAGAAGTGATAAATGGAAGAGGTTGAAAAAGATTTCAGAGGTACATCCAAGCGAAGTTGGTAAGGCATTGGGCTCTTCAGGTGTGAAGTCAAAGTGTCACCTGTCAACAGAGTGCATGTATTCATTGTCACCACTGGTGGGTCATCGTAGAAAGCCCCGTTTTCCAGTGGTCCATGATCAGTTGAGTTCTGATtctggtgttggtgttggtgttgcTGGTGTAGAGGAGTGGTTAAATTTTGAAGAAGAGCAgtctttgtgcaattcagaGGAGGAAGACAA CGAATTGGGACGAATACCTAAGAATGAAGCACGTGCTTCTAATGTCAAACGCGAGCTTATGACGCTTTCTTTGCCTGCAATGGTTGGGCAGGCTATTGATCCTTTAGCGCAACTTATGGAGACTGCCTATATTGGTAGATTGG GCGCTGTGGAGTTGGGCTCAGCTGGTGTGTCCATGgcaatttttaataatatatcaaAGCTTTTCAATATACCTCTTCTTAGTGTTGCAACATCATTTGTTGCGGAAGACATTTCTAAAAATTCGACAAAAAGTTCTGCTTCTG GTGGTTGTCTAATTGACAGTACTAATGGTAAACCTAAAGATGGGTTAGCTGAGAGAAAGCAATTCTCCTCTGTATCTACTGCTTTGCTTCTAGCAGTCGGCATTGGCATCTTTGAGGCTACAGCTCTGTTTTTGGGTTCTGCTTCATTTCTTAACTTGATGGGCATATCGTTA GATTCACCAATGCGTGTTCCGGCTGAAAGATTTCTTCGGATAAGAGCCCTTGGTGCTCCTGCAACTGTAGTTTCCTTAGCTCTTCAAGGCATTTTTCGTGGCTTCAAGGATACAAAGACTCCTGTCGTATGTCTAG GTATGGGCAATCTGTCAGCCGTGTTTTTGTTTCCCTTACTGATGTATCATTTGGGATTGGGTGTTATTGGAGCGGCAATGTCCACCGTAATGTCCCA ATACATTGTTGCCTGTATTATGCTTTGGCACTTGAATGAAAGAGTTATATTACTGCCCCCAAAAGTTGGAGCACTCCAATTTGGAGTCTATATGAAATCTG GTGGCTTTCTTATTGGAAGAACACTTGCTGTTCTAACAACCATGACATTGGCAACGTCCATGGCTGCTCGTCAAGGTGCAGTGGCTATGGCTGCACATCAGATATGTTTGCAAGTATGGTTGGCCGTATCACTTCTTTCAGATGCTCTGGCTGCATCAAGTCAG GCCCTAATTGCAAGTTCTTTTTCTGAAGGAGACTATAAAACCGTAAAAGAAGTTGCTAACTATGTGTTAAAG ATTGGATTGCTCATAGGCATTTTCTTAGCTGCATTTCTGGGTCTATCTTTTGGTTCTATAGCCACCTTGTTTTCCAAGGATCCTGATGTCTTAGAAGTTGTCAGAACTGGGATACTG TTTGTCTGTGCTAGTCAGCCGATTAACGCGCTAGCTTTTATTTTTGATGGTCTCCATTATGGTGTTTCGGACTTCCCATATGCAGCACGCTCTATG ATGTTGGTGGGTGCAATatcatctctatttttgctctatGCACCTTCAATTGTTGGCCTTCCTGGGGTATGGGCAGGCTTGGTCATCTTTATGGGTTTGCGTGTGGCTGCAGGTTGTTTCAG ATTGCTATCCAAGTCGGGTCCGTGGTGGTTCATGCACAGGGACTGGCAGACTATTAAG CTTGCCCGTTGA
- the LOC120001726 gene encoding U-box domain-containing protein 15-like, whose product MEGYKGNDSISSTGAYETELVGELMQVIETVGSYSGFRRTQRKECLNLVRRLKLLMPLLEEIIETDKVSVLNEAFDCLDGLNKALLGAKRLLKDCCYGSKIYLALESEAVMSRFHGVYDKLNQALDGIPYQELGISVEVKEQVELMRMQLKRAKKRTDTQDMELAMDMMVVFSQRDDRNADSAILERLAIKLELHSIVDLKAETVAVRKLVKKRGSHNAEGIQHTLQLLDKFRKIAGVNENNVLDTPISLKSLQRCQSLLIPHEFLCPITLEIMTDPVIVATGQTYERESIEKWLNSNHRTCPKTGQTLDHLSLAPNYALRNLILQWCEKNDYELPKKHSHGGSGGSLVKEISSLIHNLTSCQPDVSREAIVKIRMLSKENPDNRIVIANNGAIPILVKLLFYPDSQIQEHAVTSLLNLSIDEANKRLIAREGAIPAIIEVLQNGMDAARENSAASLFSLSVLDENKVLVGSLNGIPPLVDLLQNGTIRGKKDAATALFNLSLNQANKTRAIKAGIVPALLRLLEDKNLDMIDEALSILLLLASHPAGRNEMGSMSLIKTLVEIIKNGSPKNKECGTAVLLELGVNSSSFTLAALQYGVYEDLVELGRCGTSRAQRKANSLLQHMSKCEHIPFNLMK is encoded by the exons ATGGAGGGGTATAAGGGTAATGATTCGATTTCATCGACGGGTGCGTACGAGACAGAGTTGGTTGGGGAGCTGATGCAAGTGATTGAGACCGTTGGATCTTACTCTGGGTTCAGAAGGACACAGAGGAAGGAATGCTTGAATTTGGTAAGAAGATTGAAGCTGCTAATGCCTCTTTTGGAGGAGATAATAGAGACTGATAAAGTGTCGGTCTTGAACGAGGcctttgattgcttggatggtTTGAACAAGGCACTTCTTGGAGCTAAGAGGTTACTCAAGGATTGCTGCTATGGAAGCAAGATTTATTTG GCACTGGAGAGTGAGGCAGTGATGAGTAGATTTCATGGAGTATATGATAAATTAAACCAGGCTTTGGATGGTATACCTTATCAAGAGCTTGGGATCTCAGTTGAAGTGAAAGAGCAG GTTGAGTTAATGCGTATGCAATTAAAAAGAGCGAAAAAACGGACTGATACCCAAGATATGGAACTAGCTATGGATATGATGGTTGTATTCTCTCAAAGGGATGACCGTAATGCAGACAGTGCTATTCTAGAAAGGTTAGCTATTAAGTTGGAACTGCATTCTATAGTAGACTTGAAGGCTGAAACAGTAGCTGTtagaaaattagtgaaaaagagaGGCTCACATAATGCAGAAGGCATTCAGCATACCCTGCAACTCTTGGATAAGTTCAGAAAAATTGCAGGAGTTAACGAGAACAATGTGCTAGATACCCCAATTTCTCTCAAGAGTCTGCAGAGATGCCAGTCCTTGCTAATTCCTCATGAATTCCTTTGTCCAATCACACTAGAGATCATGACAGATCCTGTTATTGTAGCAACTGGGCAG ACTTATGAAAGAGAGAGCATAGAGAAGTGGTTAAATTCTAATCATCGGACGTGCCCAAAGACCGGACAAACTTTGGATCACTTGTCACTGGCACCAAACTATGCCCTCCGCAACCTTATTCTGCAGTGGTGTGAGAAGAATGACTACGAACTGCCAAAAAAGCATAGTCATGGAGGCTCCGGTGGCTCGCTCGTCAAGGAAATCTCTTCCTTGATACACAATCTAACCTCTTGTCAACCGGACGTGAGTAGAGAGGCTATTGTGAAGATCCGTATGTTGTCCAAAGAGAATCCGGACAACAGGATTGTGATTGCCAACAATGGAGCAATCCCCATCTTGGTTAAACTCTTGTTCTATCCTGATTCCCAGATTCAAGAGCACGCAGTAACATCGCTTCTGAACTTGTCAATTGATGAGGCAAACAAAAGACTCATAGCTAGAGAAGGAGCTATTCCTGCTATAATTGAGGTCCTGCAGAATGGAATGGATGCTGCCAGAGAGAACTCTGCAGCGTCCTTATTCAGTTTATCGGTTCTTGATGAGAACAAAGTACTTGTTGGAAGCTTGAATGGAATCCCACCTTTGGTGGATCTTCTGCAAAATGGGACAATCAGAGGTAAAAAGGATGCTGCCACTGCACTCTTCAACTTGTCTTTAAACCAAGCCAACAAGACCAGGGCTATTAAGGCAGGCATTGTACCTGCACTGCTTcgtttacttgaggacaagaaCTTAGACATGATTGATGAGGCACTATCGATCCTGTTACTCCTTGCATCACACCCTGCAGGACGAAATGAGATGGGAAGTATGTCGCTAATCAAAACCCTTGTTGAAATCATTAAGAATGGGAGTCCAAAGAACAAGGAATGTGGCACAGCAGTACTTCTTGAGTTGGGTGTGAATAGTTCATCCTTCACTTTGGCTGCACTTCAGTATGGTGTGTATGAAGATTTGGTAGAGTTGGGTAGATGTGGAACGAGCAGAGCCCAAAGAAAGGCTAATTCTCTTCTGCAACATATGAGTAAGTGCGAACACATTCCGTTTAATCTGATGAAGTAG
- the LOC120003058 gene encoding metal-independent phosphoserine phosphatase, with protein sequence MEETVSFLRNRYWVLRHGKSVPNERGLIVSSLENGMRPEFQLASEGVSQAQSAGELFLKELTESNIPLENVRICYSPFARTRHTAKVVVSVLDIPFEGPQCKVIEDLRERYFGPSFELMSHDKYSEIWAVDEKDPFTRPDGGESVDDVASRLADAMTTMESEYEGCTILVVGHGDPLQILQTILNEAKQQAWNGSDNLASIIQAVRVPSVLSVHRKFALLTGELRAVR encoded by the exons ATGGAGGAAACGGTGTCGTTTTTGAGGAACCGATACTGGGTTCTTCGGCACGGCAAAAGCGTACCGAATGAGAGAGGCCTCATCGTTTCCTCTCTG GAAAATGGCATGCGTCCTGAGTTTCAATTAGCATCTGAGGGAGTCAGTCAAGCGCAGTCAGCTGGGGAATTATTCCTGAAG GAGCTGACGGAAAGCAATATTCCACTTGAAAATGTCCGAATTTGCTACTCCCCTTTTGCAAGAACGAGGCACACTGCTAAAGTTGTTGTGTCTGTTTTGGATATTCCATTTGAAGGCCCTCAGTGTAAG GTGATAGAAGATCTTCGGGAGCGTTATTTTGGCCCTTCATTTGAACTCATGTCACATGATAAA TATTCAGAAATTTGGGCTGTTGATGAGAAAGATCCTTTCACAAGACCAGACGGTGGAGAAAGTGTTGACGATGTTGCTTCGAGACTAGCTGATGCCATGACAACTATGGAGTCAGAATATGAGGG ATGCACAATCTTGGTTGTTGGACATGGTGATCCACTTCAAATCTTGCAAACCATACTAAATGAGGCTAAGCAACAAGCATGGAACGGTTCCGACAACTTGGCATCTATAATTCAAGCAGTCCGAGTTCCTTCTGTTTTGTCAGTGCACCGGAAGTTCGCCTTGCTTACTGGCGAACTTCGAGCAGTTAGATGA
- the LOC120002802 gene encoding protein HIGH CHLOROPHYLL FLUORESCENCE PHENOTYPE 244, chloroplastic: MAWRLPTTHKLHHHVAFSPTTTATGELSWRSNIAPSLLVSPSTSTSASVSLARKPHVRLSVRCATAAPVGAVNLAPGTPVRPTSILVVGATGTLGRQIVRRALDEGYDVRCLVRPRPAPADFLRDWGATVVNADLSKPETIPATLVGIHTVIDCATGRPEEPIKPVDWEGKVALIQSARAMGIQKYVFYSIHNCDKHPEVPLMEIKYCTEKFLQESGLNHIVIRLCGFMQGLIGQYAVPILEEKSVWGTDAPTRIAYMDTQDIARLTFIALRNEKINGKLLTFAGPRAWTTQEVITLCERLAGQDANVTTVPVSVLRFTRQLTRFFEWTNEVAGRLAFSEVLSSDTVFSSPMGDTYSLLGVDQKDIATLEKYLQDYFTNILKKLKDIKAQSKQTDIYF, encoded by the exons ATGGCGTGGAGGCTCCCAACAACTCACAAGCTCCACCATCACGTCGCATTCTCTCCAACCACCACCGCCACCGGTGAACTTTCCTGGCGCAGCAACATAGCACCGTCCCTTCTCGTCTCTCCATCCACTTCCACTTCCGCGTCCGTCTCTCTCGCCA GGAAACCCCATGTCCGATTATCTGTAAGGTGTGCGACAGCGGCGCCTGTAGGTGCTGTGAATCTGGCTCCGGGGACTCCGGTAAGGCCAACGAGTATACTGGTGGTGGGTGCGACTGGGACTCTTGGGAGGCAAATTGTGAGGCGAGCCCTCGATGAGGGTTACGATGTGCGTTGCCTTGTGAGGCCCAGACCCGCTCCCGCTGACTTCCTTCGCGATTGGGGCGCCACCGTTGTCAAT GCAGATCTTAGCAAGCCAGAGACCATACCTGCGACTCTGGTTGGCATACATACAGTGATTGACTGTGCCACTGGGAGACCGGAAGAGCCCATCAAACCT GTAGATTGGGAGGGGAAAGTTGCTCTTATACAAAGTGCAAGAGCCATGGGCATTCAGAAATATGTATTCTACTCTATCCACAATTGCGACAAGCATCCAGAAGTGCCACTAATGGAGATTAAATATTGCACAGAGAAGTTTCTTCAGGAATCTGGCCTAAATCACATCGTAATCCGGCTATGTGGTTTCATGCAA GGCCTTATCGGGCAGTATGCAGTGCCGATTCTAGAAGAGAAATCTGTTTGGGGGACAGATGCTCCCACACGAATTGCTTACATGGACACTCAG GATATAGCTCGACTTACATTTATAGCGTTACGAAATGAGAAAATTAATGGGAAACTTCTCACTTTTGCGGGTCCTCGTGCGTGGACAACCCAAGAG GTGATAACTTTGTGCGAAAGGCTCGCAGGGCAAGATGCAAATGTTACGACAGTCCCAGTCTCCGTCTTGAGATTTACACGCCAATTGACTCGGTTTTTTGAATGGACTAATGAGGTGGCTGGCAGATTGGCCTTTTCAGAG GTTCTGTCAAGCGATACGGTTTTCTCGAGTCCAATGGGTGACACATACAGCCTTCTTGGGGTGGATCAGAAAGATATAGCTACCCTGGAGAAATATTTGCAAGATTACTTCACAAACATACTGAAGAAACTGAAAGACATCAAAGCACAATCGAAGCAAACTGACATCTACTTTTGA